From the genome of Vicia villosa cultivar HV-30 ecotype Madison, WI linkage group LG2, Vvil1.0, whole genome shotgun sequence, one region includes:
- the LOC131649774 gene encoding uncharacterized protein LOC131649774, translating to MGNQEYIPNPNTAEERAIYASQRKVKATAAQKDSEASKSNKPSGSDSITTDAKPTSSKPPMPSKRKVLPTTTPDVASDEEDKSPPRTRQGHKKRQKVTTPLGKGKGLGSSKITSSSDKVSSEESPLKATSNALDDIGTATSDFNSFNAAIDLGNPQDVPQHTSHILSPVPEDAPPLATINTVSSVEGSHSTDDSPPTRKDANMGEEDQFSGEDNAPVPSTGSEDTVSDQGVVEETSKLIETDLCGNSNFETLQSNILRQNNVNEQLAAKMASHSSSWKAATEQEIKKLEEKIQEAESRQATIRQTNDQEIAEVARLGIQHFEAAQKLVSEIEELKKQRALLELRMSSWEAQYSKIKDSLPRDFS from the exons AGAAAGGTTAAAGCAACTGCTGCACAGAAAGATTCTGAGGCCTCGAAGAGCAATAAGCCAAGTGGGAGCGATTCTATTACGACTGACGCGAAACCCACG agttcgaagcctccaatgccttcgaagcgaaaagttcTTCCAACTACTACTCCAGACGTTGCTTCGGATGAGGAAGACAAGTCTCCCCCTCGTACCAGGCAAGGGCATAAAAAGAGACAGAAGGTCACCACTCCTTTGGGCAAAGGGAAAGGACTCGGGTCTTCGAAGATTACCTCTTCGAGTGATAAGGTGTCTTCTGAAGAATCGCCTTTAAAAGCCACTAGTAATGCTCTC GATGATATTGGAACAGCTACTTCTGATTTCAACTCCTTCAACGCTGCCATTGACCTTGGTAATCCCCAAG ATGTCCCTCAACACACCTCTCATATACTTTCACCAGTCCCCGAAGACGCTCCTCCTCTTGCCACTATCAATACTGTATCCTCTGTTGAAGGAAGCCATTcgactgatgattctcctcctactCGCAAAGACGCAAACATGGGTGAGGAGGACCAATTCTCAGGCGAAGATAATGCACCTGTACCATCGACTGGGAGTGAGGACACCGTATCTGATCAAGGTGTCGTGGAAGAAACCTCCAAGTTGATCGAAACTGACCTCTGTGGAAATTCAAATTTCGAAACT CTTCAGTCTAACATTCTTCGACAGAACAATGTTAATGAGCAGCTTGCTGCAAAAatggcttctcatagttcttcatggaaagctgccaCTGAG caagagattAAGAAACTCGAAGAGAAGATACAGGAAGCTGAATCTCGCCAAGCAACCATTCGACAAACCAATGATCAAGAGATAGCTGAAGTAGCGCGACTAGGTATCCAACACTTCGAAGCTGCGCAGAAATTGGTGTCAGAGATCGAAGAGTTAAAGAAGCAACGAGCATtgcttgagcttcgtatgtcttcgtgggaggctcagtattcgaagatcaaAGATAGCCTTCCTAGGGATTTCAGTTAA